Proteins from a single region of Hordeum vulgare subsp. vulgare chromosome 6H, MorexV3_pseudomolecules_assembly, whole genome shotgun sequence:
- the LOC123405996 gene encoding subtilisin-like protease SBT3.9: MLYIARHKHTHAYTALLSKSGMDMRAFSCALLLVTLMPLSAKASSKIYIVYLGEKKHDDPSMVTASHHDILTSVFGSKDEARKSIVYSYKHGFSGFAATLTEAQAETLAEFPEVVRVKLNTYHQAHTTQSWDFLGLDYGGPQQQQQLQQQEGLLQRAKYGENIIIGVIDSGIWPESQSFDDTDYSPVPARWKGVCQIGHAWNATSCNRKIIGARWYSGGISAEVLKMDYNSSRDFTGHGTHVASTIAGSQVWNVSHRGGGLGAGMARGGAPRSRLAIYKVCWVDGSCPEAAILAAIDDAIKDGVDVLSISLGGSPGEEIFGTLHAVLQGIPVVFSGGNGGPVPQTMSNALPWVMTVAASTIDRSFPTLLTLGNNEKLVGQSLHYNASVISNDFKALVHARSCDMETLASSNVTGKIVLCYAPEVAFITSPHVTLRNAINRTLEAGAKGLIFAQYAINNVNNVVACVNIMPCVLVDFDIGHRIASYWDITGSPVVKVSPTMSVVGNEVLSPRIASFSSRGPSLAFSAILKPDIAAPGVNILAAVRGTYFLLSGTSMACPHVSAVTALLKSVHPNWSPAMIKSAIITTASVTDRFGMLIQAEGVPRKLADPFDFGGGHMDPDRAVDPGLVYDVDAKEYNKFLNCTLGLLDGCESYQLNLNLPSIAVPNLKDNVTVSRTVTNVGPVEATYRAVAEAPAGVAMLMEPSIINFTRGGSTRATFRVTLTAKQRLQGGYSFGSLIWSDGSAHSVRIPIAVRTVIQDFVSDTS, encoded by the exons ATGCTATACATAGCTAGACATAAACATACGCACGCATACACGGCACTCCTCTCGAAATCAGGCATGGATATGAGAGCTTTCTCCTGTGCCCTGCTGCTGGTGACACTCATGCCCCTTTCGGCGAAAGCGTCTAGCAAA ATATACATCGTGTATTTGGGGGAGAAGAAACATGATGATCCGTCTATGGTCACCGCGTCCCACCATGACATACTGACCTCTGTTTTTGGGAG CAAGGATGAGGCCAGGAAGTCGATAGTTTATAGTTACAAGCATGGATTTTCCGGATTCGCGGCGACACTCACTGAAGCGCAAGCTGAGACACTTGCAG AATTCCCGGAAGTTGTCCGTGTGAAGCTTAACACTTATCACCAAGCACACACAACTCAGAGCTGGGACTTCCTCGGCCTTGACTACGgtggaccacaacaacaacaacaactacaacaacaggaGGGCCTTCTGCAAAGAGCAAAGTACGGAGAAAACATCATCATCGGGGTGATCGATTCAG GCATATGGCCAGAATCACAAAGCTTTGATGACACCGATTATAGCCCTGTGCCGGCACGGTGGAAAGGAGTGTGCCAGATTGGACATGCGTGGAATGCCACGAGTTGCAACAGGAAGATCATCGGCGCCCGATGGTACAGTGGTGGCATCAGCGCTGAGGTGCTTAAGATGGACTACAATTCCTCTAGGGACTTCACTGGCCATGGCACGCATGTAGCGTCGACGATCGCCGGTAGCCAGGTATGGAATGTGAGCCACAGAGGGGGCGGTCTTGGTGCCGGCATGGCTCGCGGTGGAGCACCGCGGTCTAGATTGGCTATATACAAGGTATGTTGGGTCGACGGGAGTTGCCCTGAGGCAGCGATCCTTGCGGCCATCGATGATGCCATAAAGGATGGCGTGGATGTCCTGTCAATCTCACTAGGAGGCAGTCCTGGCGAGGAGATCTTTGGAACATTGCATGCTGTATTGCAAGGGATCCCCGTTGTGTTTTCGGGTGGGAATGGAGGCCCCGTGCCACAAACGATGTCGAATGCCCTGCCATGGGTCATGACGGTGGCTGCTAGCACAATAGACAGGTCATTCCCAACCCTACTGACACTCGGGAACAATGAAAAATTGGTG GGGCAATCTCTTCATTACAACGCATCTGTGATCAGCAACGACTTTAAGGCCCTCGTTCATGCGAGGAG CTGTGACATGGAGACACTAGCATCAAGCAATGTCACAGGCAAAATAGTATTGTGCTACGCACCAGAGGTAGCATTTATCACCTCGCCTCACGTGACACTTCGCAATGCCATCAACCGTACCTTGGAGGCCGGTGCTAAGGGCCTCATTTTCGCACAGTACGCCATCAATAATGTAAACAATGTGGTCGCGTGCGTCAACATTATGCCTTGTGTTCTCGTGGATTTTGACATAGGACATAGAATTGCTTCATATTGGGATATCACAGG GAGTCCGGTGGTGAAGGTGTCACCTACCATGAGCGTTGTTGGAAATGAGGTGTTGTCACCAAGGATCGCCTCGTTCTCGTCGAGAGGCCCTAGCCTAGCGTTTTCAGCCATACTCAAG CCTGATATAGCTGCACCGGGAGTCAACATCTTGGCAGCTGTGCGCGGCACCTATTTCTTATTGTCTGGGACGTCCATGGCATGTCCTCACGTCTCAGCGGTCACTGCGCTGCTCAAGTCGGTTCATCCCAACTGGTCACCTGCCATGATCAAGTCTGCCATTATCACCACTG CTTCAGTAACCGATCGTTTCGGTATGCTGATCCAAGCTGAAGGGGTGCCAAGAAAACTAGCTGACCCTTTTGATTTTGGCGGTGGCCACATGGACCCAGACAGGGCCGTCGATCCTGGCTTGGTTTATGACGTGGATGCAAAGGAGTACAACAAATTCTTGAATTGCACCCTTGGATTGTTAGACGGTTGCGAGTCCTACCAACTCAATCTCAACCTCCCATCAATCGCCGTGCCAAACCTAAAGGACAATGTGACAGTTTCACGCACCGTCACCAATGTCGGGCCGGTGGAAGCGACTTACCGAGCGGTTGCTGAGGCTCCCGCAGGGGTAGCCATGTTGATGGAGCCATCTATTATTAATTTCACCAGAGGTGGTAGCACACGCGCAACCTTTAGGGTGACACTCACGGCGAAGCAGAGGCTTCAGGGTGGGTATAGTTTTGGGAGCCTCATATGGTCCGATGGAAGTGCCCACTCAGTGAGAATTCCAATTGCAGTACGGACTGTGATACAAGATTTCGTCTCAGATACATCATAA
- the LOC123401742 gene encoding F-box/LRR-repeat protein At5g02910-like: MAAAAARGGGGGGQFKSYADIEEHFNNMALEGMSAQDRMDCIVYQITSFLPPPLVPAPEADDSDDDHFSFTSSDSEDDDRSAAFQSGGDGRDHTSRLPRILLSNVISRLPTKEAARTMVLSTSWRGVWAATPLLVDDAHFRADDARRMFDDVRAVSRCVAAHPGPVRALRATRTSFYHQEYALQRLLASLAAKNVQDLILFNRPWPLNLPLPKEILSCASLTRLYIGVWHFPDITPGHRPVFPNLCELGLFHSIIEDKKFEALLAHCPKLNILSFAIAYNCPARPRIKSRSLRVVSEWICSFDKIIVEDAPCLERLLFESVAVSERRRPIKIVRASRLEVLGVLDLQLHTLEIGGTVIRVGMTMKDSVTLPSLKILAVKVRFSHDKEVKMLHTLLRCFPCLETLHIMSIRSSSPDSGDCAETWNSLGSADCLSHLKKFVLHGFHGLDREQLFVSYILEKGIKTLGIVYGDNDDVLVKGGLVPGSVGEANAPSGGSSSSDSDDVVMEADPISCSVGEGNVPSGVNSGSGIYVCPASPCWTLQHAIDLSVEDPFCVLRHDKARIASFADAMRLCASLGC; encoded by the exons atggccgccgccgccgcacgcggaggaggaggaggaggacaattcAAGAGCTACGCCGACATCGAGGAGCACTTCAACAACATGGCGCTGGAGGGCATGTCCGCGCAGGACCGCATGGACTGCATCGTCTACCAGatcacctccttcctcccgcCGCCCTTGGTCCCCGCGCCCGAGGCCGACGACTCCGACGACGACCACTTCTCCTTCACCTCCTCCGACTCCGAGGACGACGACCGGTCCGCCGCCTTCCAGAGCGGCGGCGACGGCCGGGACCACACCAGCCGCCTCCCGCGCATCCTGCTCTCCAACGTCATCTCCCGCCTCCCCACCAAGGAGGCCGCCCGCACCATGGTCCTCTCCACCAGCTGGCGCGGCGTGTGGGCGGCGACCCCGCTCCTCGTCGACGACGCCCACTTCAGGGCCGACGACGCGCGCCGCATGTTCGACGACGTGCGCGCCGTCTCGCGCTGCGTGGCCGCTCACCCGGGCCCCGTCCGCGCCCTGCGCGCCACCCGCACCTCCTTCTACCACCAGGAGTACGCGCTCCAGCGCCTGCTCGCCAGCCTCGCCGCCAAGAACGTCCAGGACCTCATCCTCTTCAACCGCCCCTGGCCGCTCAACCTGCCGCTCCCCAAAGAAATCCTCAGCTGCGCCTCCCTCACCCGCCTCTACATCGGCGTCTGGCACTTCCCGGACATCACCCCCGGCCACCGCCCCGTCTTCCCCAACCTCTGCGAGCTCGGCCTTTTCCACTCCATCATCGAGGACAAGAAATTCGAAGCCTTGCTCGCGCACTGCCCCAAGCTGAACATCCTCTCCTTTGCCATCGCCTACAACTGCCCTGCACGCCCCCGCATCAAGTCCCGCAGCCTCCGTGTGGTGTCGGAATGGATATGCAGCTTCGATAAAATCATCGTCGAGGATGCCCCCTGCTTGGAGCGCCTGCTCTTCGAAAGCGTTGCCGTTTCTGAGCGGAGGAGGCCCATCAAAATTGTCCGTGCGTCCAGGTTGGAGGTGCTCGGCGTCTTGGACCTCCAGCTCCACACACTTGAGATTGGCGGCACCGTCATCAGG GTTGGGATGACTATGAAAGATAGTGTGACGCTACCAAGCTTGAAGATACTGGCTGTCAAGGTGCGGTTTTCACATGACAAGGAGGTCAAGATGCTGCACACTCTGCTCAGATGCTTTCCTTGTCTGGAGACGCTTCACATCATG TCCATTCGATCCTCGTCACCTGATAGTGGAGATTGTGCTGAGACCTGGAATTCCCTGGGCTCTGCCGACTGCCTCTCTCATCTGAAGAAGTTTGTCCTCCACGGATTCCATGGCCTGGACCGTGAGCAGTTGTTTGTCAGTTACATACTGGAGAAGGGGATAAAGACCTTGGGCATCGTTTatggtgacaatgatgatgtgCTAGTGAAGGGAGGCCTGGTGCCAGGCTCTGTTGGTGAGGCTAATGCGCCATCAGGTggaagtagcagcagtgacagtgatGATGTGGTAATGGAGGCAGACCCTATCTCATGTTCCGTTGGTGAGGGCAATGTGCCATCAGGTGTAAACAGTGGTAGTGGAATTTATGTTTGCCCTGCTTCCCCTTGCTGGACCCTTCAGCACGCCATTGACTTGTCAGTGGAGGACCCCTTCTGCGTGTTGAGGCATGACAAGGCCCGTATCGCTTCTTTTGCTGACGCAATGAGACTGTGCGCTAGTTTGGGTTGTTGA